A genomic window from Triplophysa dalaica isolate WHDGS20190420 chromosome 24, ASM1584641v1, whole genome shotgun sequence includes:
- the LOC130414515 gene encoding anoctamin-9: MMELKFHRRQGSIDFLETFGVVNENGMENQSLPPVQLPLLFDYVLVAKISDEEDKRRIRKQKAFLDALNAKKLKITKTRDDETVFYCIRAPKEIFEMYRYLLKVSDACNWSCEQQGTIPQSTRIRIVDFILHHTSIDSDGVSEYLPDLMKRNVFETHFCLHEKKEQKELKQSWARWSACFRGQPITNIRNYLGEKVALYFLWLGWYTFLLIPASLIGIVVFLYGLAFYNTSPLIQEVCHSNTIMCPLCDNTCNVWRLSDTCMYAKVSFLFDNAGTVFFAMFMAVWTTVFLEFWKRHRSSYVCAWKVFDWCEEEEELILEIVNNADCKPKIQRHSYLRSTIVLVLVTLMLLLIIGLTHALVVFRVIATVLLAEHSSWNVISENSQTVALMLGAVLHYITITVMTRVNCKVAIKMTEIENRQSQAAIERSFTVKMFIFQFFTLFSSLIYTAFFLGRINGHPGGYVRISGRWRLEECHPSGCLTDLFIQMSIIMVLKQTFNNIFEYSGPWLKRWIKKKKTQKLKRRCINCYKKECMNALPGSELCDNCKLENLHRNYGLNEIDCFSLFNEFLEMVIQFSFTTIFVAAFPLAPLLALLNNIIEIRLDAIKMVSLERRLVATKANDIGVWTDVLETISVFAVIANGLVIGISSDFIPRLVYQYYYGPCATGNDSGIDCLEGYIIHTLSTANISDERVRQDFSLKQMVTNNGIHVTHCSYRDYRSNEDFSLTNQFWVILAARLVFIILFEHVVVIFKCVASWFVPNSPLDVRNERLLDKLSRLKEELRAQRSHKDTFTKLNEHDNKTRKFRQRNKNKLNSL, encoded by the exons ATGATGGAGCTGAAATTCCACAGGAGACAG GGGAGCATTGACTTTTTAGAGACCTTTGGAGTTGTAAATGAGAATGGCATGGAAAACCAATCTCTGCCTCCAGTG CAACTCCCTCTGTTATTCGATTATGTGCTGGTGGCAAAAATCTCAGATGAGGAGGACAAACGCCGCATCAGAAAACAGAAAGCTTTCTTAGACGCATTAAATGCCAAGAAATTAAAGATAACT AAAACCAGAGATGATGAAACAGTGTTTTATTGCATCAGAGCGCCAAAAGAGATCTTTGAGATGTACAGGTACCTCCTAAAAGTGTCCGATGCCTGTAACTGGAGTTGTGAGCAGCAGGGTACTATACCTCAGTCAACCAG GATTCGTATCGTTGATTTTATTCTTCATCACACCAGCATTGATTCAGATG GCGTATCAGAATATCTGCCAGACCTcatgaaaagaaatgtttttgagACTCATTTCTGCTTACACGAG AAAAAAGAGCAGAAGGAGCTGAAGCAGAGCTGGGCTCGATGGTCTGCTTGTTTTCGGGGGCAGCCCATAACTAACATCAG GAATTACCTTGGTGAGAAGGTGGCACTCTACTTCCTGTGGTTGGGTTGGTACACCTTTCTGTTGATTCCCGCCTCTCTCATTGGTATCGTAGTCTTCTTGTATGGCCTGGCCTTCTACAACACAAGTCCTCTCAT ACAGGAAGTGTGCCATTCCAACACAATCATGTGCCCCCTGTGTGATAACACATGCAATGTTTGGAGGCTTTCAGACACCTGCATGTATGCAAAG GTCAGCTTTCTATTTGATAATGCGGGCACAGTGTTTTTCGCCATGTTCATGGCGGTCTGGA CTACTGTGTTTCTGGAGTTTTGGAAGCGTCATCGATCCTCTTACGTGTGTGCGTGGAAGGTGTTTGACTGGTGTGAGGAAGAG GAGGAGTTGATACTGGAGATTGTGAACAACGCAGACTGTAAACCCAAAATACAGAGACACTCTTATCTACGCTCCACCATAGTGCTGGTTTTAGTCACGCTCATG TTGCTGTTGATCATTGGTTTAACTCACGCCCTAGTGGTGTTCAGGGTTATAGCAACCGTGCTGTTGGCCGAACACAGTTCCTGGAATGTCATCAGTGAAAACTCACAGACGGTTGCCCTGATGCTCGGAGCCGTGCTTCACTATATCACTATCACCGTCATGACACGG GTGAACTGTAAAGTTGCCATTAAGATGACTGAAATAG AGAATAGGCAATCCCAAGCTGCCATTGAAAGGAGCTTCACGGTGAAGATGTTCATATTCCAGTTCTTcactctcttctcttctctcatTTACACAGCGTTCTTTCTGGGAAG GATTAATGGTCACCCTGGTGGATATGTGAGGATATCAGGCAGATGGAGACTCGAGGAG TGTCACCCTAGTGGCTGTCTCACAGATTTATTCATTCAGATGTCTATTATCATGGTGCTTAAACAGACCTTCAACAACATCTTTGAATATTCTGGGCC CTGGTTGAAACGCtggataaaaaagaaaaagactcAGAAGTTGAAGAGAAGGTGTATTAACTGCTATAAGAAGGAGTGTATGAATGCACTGCCCGGATCAGAATTGTGTGACAACTGCAAACTGGAAAATCTCCACAGGAACTACGGACTCAATGAAATAGATTGTTTCAGCCTGTTTAATGAGTTCCTGGAAATGG TGATACAGTTCAGTTTCACAACTATATTTGTTGCGGCATTTCCTTTGGCTCCATTGTTGGCCCTTCTAAACAACATCATTGAGATCCGACTTGATGCTATTAAGATGGTCAGTCTTGAACGCAGACTGGTGGCGACAAAGGCCAACGATATTG GTGTCTGGACGGACGTTCTGGAGACCATTAGTGTGTTTGCGGTCATTGCTAATGGACTGGTCATTGGTATATCCTCTGATTTTATCCCACGTCTGGTTTACCAGTACTACTACGGGCCTTGTGCCACTGGTAATGATTCTGGCATTGA CTGTTTGGAAGGATACATAATCCACACACTGTCCACCGCCAATATAAGTGATGAGAGAGTCCGTCAAGATTTCTCACTGAAACAAATGGTCACTAACAACGGCATACATGTTACACACTGCAG CTATAGAGACTACAGAAGTAATGAAGACTTCAGTTTAACTAATCAGTTTTGGGTCATTCTGGCGGCACGATTAGTCTTCATCATTCTGTTTGAG CATGTTGTGGTAATCTTTAAGTGTGTAGCAAGCTGGTTTGTGCCAAACTCACCGCTGGATGTGAGAAATGAAAGGCTGCTTGATAAACTCAGCAGATTAAAGGAAGAACTGAG AGCACAAAGATCGCACAAGGACACTTTCACTAAACTAAACGAGcatgataataaaacaagaaaattcagacagagaaacaaaaacaagctAAATAGTCTGTGA